The genome window ACAGCAGCGTCTTCGCCAGCCGCAGGGCGGAGCGCGCGCTCACCGGCCCTGACTCCTGGTACGTCGCGTAGCGCGGCAGCGTGGCCTGGAACTCCGCGGCGTCCGAGAAGCCGCCCAGGAGGCCGGTGGCCACGGTGTGGTACGCCACGAGGCCGAACTTCACGAACGGGCCGGAGAAGCGGCTGGTCAGCGTGGACAGGCCGTCGGTGGCGTAGCCCACCATCTCCGCCTCCACGCCGGCGCCGCCCTCAATCGCGAAGAGCACCTTGGTGGGGAACGCCTCGCCTCCCGCCAGCGGCACACAGACGTCACCGGAGAAGGCCGCACGGTCCTTCCCTGTGGGACCTCGTCCGCCAAGGGCGTACAGCCCCGCGTCGGAGCACGACAGCAGCAGGACGGGTATGAGCAGCCAGACAGACCGCGAGGGGGCGCGCATCAGTTGGATTGTACACCCTACGCACCCAGGGCGACGCAAGTGACTGTGTCGTGGGTCCCGGATTCGCGGTGAGAGCGGCACAGCGACGGCCGAGATTTCGGCCCGCCGTGGAACCCGCGTGCCAGGCTGGCTGCTCACCGGGCGCCACGGGGCGGTGGAAGCTCAGCCGTTTCCGGCCAGGTCGCGGGCGAGCGCCTCGCGTCCGGCGGCGCGGTACAGCTCCTCCCAGCGAAGCAGCTCGGCGAGCGGGACGTTGTAGCGGGCCGTGAGCTGCTCCGGCGGATGCCTCCCGGTGAGCAGCGCGAGGACGGCCTCCTCTATATCGGTGGCGGTGCGCTCGGCGGGGCGTGCCGTGGCCGCGCCGAAGCGGGAGCCGAGAATCGCCTGCATCGCCAGGCGCGGGTGCGGCGCCGGAGCGGCGGGCCGGGCCTGCGCCAGCGACAGGCGGACGGCGGGGTCTCCCAGGAGGACGTAGTTGGCCAGGTCCTGGCGCGCCATCCACAGCCGGGCGCGCTCCAGCGGGTCGATGGTGGAGGGGCGCCCTTGCGTGTGCTCCAGCGCCTCCTGGTTGTAGAGCGCCGCGAGCTCGCTGCTCGCCTCGTTGAGGACCTGCATCAATGACTGGAGGGCGACGCCCGCGCGGCTGCCCGCGGCGAGCTCCTTGAGCAGCTCGATGAAGCGCGAGGGCGTGCCACGGCCCCGGTCGCTGAAGCTGTGGGACCAGGCCAGGTCCACGTGCCCCATCACCGCCAGCGGCCCGTCGGGGTTGGCCAGCGCGGCCTGGGGCAGCGCGGAGATGAAGGGCCGCTCGCCCTGCTGGGGCAGCGCCTCCAGGCCACGGCGAGCGTTCGGGTCCGACTCGGGGAGCTGGCGCAGCCAGTGCGCGTAGCTGCTGCGCGCCGGCGTGCCCGCGCTGAAGCACGCGAAGCTGAACCAGATGCCGCCGGGGAGGAAGGGGCGGGAGGCCAGCTCCGAGGCGCAGAGGAAGCCGCCGTCGGGGAGCTTCAGCTCGCCCTGGTGCGCAAGCCGCGCCTCGGGATGGGCCCAGCCGCTCGCGGGCCGCCCCCTGCCGTGGCTCAGCGTGAAGAGCACGCCGGGCCGGCGGGCCGAGGCATGGTCCAGCAGGCTCGCGAGGGACACAGGGCCGTCGTCGCCCAGCGAGACGAGGTCCGCCTGCGGGAAGCAGTGCAGCTCCTGGCGCTCGCGGCAGGCCGTGACGCTCGGGGCGATGAGCATCCGGTGGCCCAGCTCCGTCGCGGAGGAGCCATCGCGAGAGGTGTAGAAGAGCATGCGCGCGTTCGACTCGCGCGGGGTGGCGTCCTCCCAGCGCAGCACCTTGTCGACATAGGCCGCGTAGCCTGCGTCCGTGGCGAAGGCGAGGCGGCCCACGAAGGCGTCGGTGGTCAGCGCATGCTGCAGCTCCAGCGAGACTTCGTTCAGGTCGCCGAGCAGCAAGAGGTAGCGCGGCCGGTCCGCCTCGCGCGTGCCCTCGTGCCGGAAGACCTCCTTCTTCCAGCGCGCGGCGAGGGGGCCATCCATGTCCGGCGGGACACGATAGATGGCCACGCGCTCACCGCCCTGGGCCTGCTGGCGCCGCTGGCGGAGCGGCTCGACGAGCGCGAGCAGGGCGTCGCCCCTGGGGCCTTTCGGAGCCACGAGGCCCCAGCGCTGGCTGGGCAAGTCGTTGGGGTTGGCGGTGGCGTCCCAGAGCCTGTCGGGCTGCTCGACCTCGGCGGGACGGGGAGCGCTCTGGAGGGACTCCACGGGAAGTCCCTTCCGGTCCTCGTCAGCGTGGGCGAGCAGCAGCTCGAGCGTCATCGATGGCCCCTCGGATGACCGCGGCTAGCCGACCTGCTGCGGGGTCAGCTCGCGGGTGGAGAAGCGGAGGCGGGTGAGCGAGGACAGCGTGGGGAAGTGCTCATCGAGCCAGGCCTGGACGTACGGAAGCTCCGGCGGCACGACCTCGTGGTGCTCCACGGTGGCGCCATCCTGCGCCATGCGGAGGAGGAAGGCGGCCTTGTCGGCCGTGGCCCCCCGGGCCGCGAACACGAAGCGGTCCGGATTGTCGCACACGCCGAAGGCGAGGAACTCCGAGACATCCGACCCCGGCATGACGATGACCCTCCGACTACAACCCTGCGCCGGGGGCCAGGCCACGGGGTCGCTAGGGAGATTGATGGTGGCCTCCTGGATGAGGAGCGCGTGTTTCTCGTCCGCGCCGCCGCCATAGGCCGCGATCCCCTGCTCAGGCGGATTCCTGGGCCCATCAGTCTCCTGGTGCTCGTAGGGGTCATCCTTGATGTACCGCTTCACCAACTGCCACGGCAGCGGCGGCCGGGCGTAGAACTCCACCGAGGCTCCGTCCCGCGTCATCCGCGAAACGAACTCCCCCAGGTGGTCACGCACGCGCCCCCGCGCCACGAAGAGCACCTTGCTCGACGGGTCCACCACGCCGAAGACGAGAAACTCGGCGGGGTCGGGCAGCGGCATGAGGAAGGTGCGCCGCTGCGAGTCACCCGCTCCCTCCCAGAACGAAGCATCGCTGGAGAACTCGAGGTTGTAGAAGGCCGGCTCCTGCTGGCTCATGACTGGCTCCTGTGTTGGGTAGCAGCCCAGTCGCCCTACCCATCCAGAAAACGCAGCCACTTCGATTCATTACCTCGCGGGTTTCACTTCTCGCGAGCCCTCACTCGAAGAGCAGCACGCTGGGGAGCCACGCCACGCCACGATTCTCGCCCAACCACTTCATGCGCTCATCACGCAGCGCGATGGCAGGAACCTCGCCCCGGCGGATGCGCTCGCGGACGGCATTGAAGAAGGTACCCGCCTCCAGGTCGGGAATCTCCACCGTGGCCGCAAGCACCCCGCGTGCGCCCGCCTCGATGAAGGAAGCCGGAAGGCTGAAGGGCGCATCGAGCACATACGCCGTATGCGCCGCGCGGCAGGCCGCGAGCACCACGAAAGGTGCCCCTCTCAGCGAGGAGGCGCGGACCTGAGGCACTGTCAGCTCATACCCATCTGGCCCCGGGGCCAGCAGCAGATAGGAGGTATCGGCATGGCCATCGACGACGCCATGGGCCACCAGGTCGACTTCGGTGGCGTCCTTCATGGCGGCCAACACCCGGGGCGGGGTGGCCTCGGCTCCCACGAGCGTGACGCGCTGCTCGTCGGGACCAAAGCCTGGAGTCCACGCGTTGAGGCGCTTGAGGGAACTGCCGGGCGGCGGCTCTACATCGGAGACGACCAGATGCACCGCGCTCCCCGTGCGCTGCGTGGGTGTAGGCGCAGTGCGTGTCAGGTAGCTCCAGGCAAGCTCTGGTGGAAGCAGCCCCGCCCGCCCATGAAGCGGAGGCCGGGCGAGCACCTCCACCCGCGAGCACGCGCGCAGGACAGTCAGGAGCATTTCCGGAACGACACCACCGAGCCGTATCTCCAGGGGCTGACGCCTGGACTCGTCGAAGTAGCCGACCAGTTCCCCCGCAGTGCCGCGCGCCACGAGCAGCGTCCGCTCGGAGTCCGCGGTGACCGCCAGCAGGCATTGCGCTGGCAATCCGACGCCTCGCTCCCTCTCGAACAACTCCAGCGCTTCCCTGTAGGCACCACGCCGGCCAGCGTCGTGGAGCAGCGACGTATAGCTATAGGTCCGCGCCCGCTTCGCATGCGAGTCATCCTTCAGACCCTCGGCCTCTGCCTCCTCGATGGCTTTCCAGAGCAACGCTCGTCCGCGCTCCGCGTCCTGCTCGATATAGAACCTCCCCCGAACGTGTGTAGCGAGTACTCGCTTCCCCTCGCTGAGCTCAGACCTGGCTGACTCCAGTGCACGCAACAGGTGCGCCTCGTCATCGGGAGCGCGCTTCAGCCGGCTGATCTCCGCCAGGTCCATGGCCCCCGCGAACAGGAGTGGCTGCCCCGTAGCCAGGGCGGCATCGATTTCGCGGCGGGCCTCGTCCACCCGTAGTTCCTGGAACGCCATGCTCGCAAGGATCTGGTGGGCGCGGAGCTCGGCGGTCGGGTCTCCCCGACCGCGCTCCAGATACTCCCCCAGGTAGGCGCGCGTGAGGTGGCTGTCGTTCACCACGCGGGAGATGCGTGCACGGTTCCACAACAGCTCCTGCTCCAGCCACCATTCGTTGTTCTCACGCGCGATCTTCAGGGCACTCGTCACGTGAGAGAGCGCGTCATCAACCTTGATGTGTTGGATGTGGATGCTGATCAGGTCCAGTTCCAGACTCAGGCAGCGGTATTCGAAGCCGCTTGCCGGACAATGCCCGAGCGCGGCCTGAAGCGTCCGAGTGGCCTGCTTCCAGTTTCCTTCCGTGAACTCAAGCTTGGCACGCTCCTGCGCCGCGAGGAGCTTGAACCAGAGATCTCCCGTGGAGGCGGCCCTGGCTTCGTAGAGCTTCAAGTTGAGGCGAGTGATGCCTGAGCGCTGGAGCACGCCCAGGAAGATGTCGTTCTCACCAGAGCTGAGCAGTACAGCGAGCTGGCGCTCCTGCTCCGCGCGAGAAGGCCGCTCCTTGGCAAAGGCCGCATAGCCGAGGGCGAGGGGACCGCGCCGCGAGAAGTTGGCGTTACTGACATGGCGCACGTACTTCTCCAGCACGTCACCGCCTGCTCTCGCATCCAGGTCCTGGGCGAGGGGCAACAGCGCCAGCACACGCTCGCGATTCGGCGCTGAGCGGACGGCGTCGTAGAGATAGAGCCGCGCCATGGAAAACTGGCTGAAGCTCCTGGGAAGAATGGTCGGCGGCGCCTCGCGAAGAGCCTTTCCAGCTTCGTATGCGGTCTTCCATTTCTTGTGACGTTCAAACGTCGTGCTCCGCAATTCGTCAGCCTTGAGCTTCGCCTCGTCGGACCAGCCCGGCTCGTGCAGGTCGGCCACCTCCTTGAAAGCACTGGCCGCCACCAGCGGCAGGCCCAGCTCGCGCAGCGCCAGCGCCCGGTTCCACAGAGCCTGCGGGTGACGCGGGTGCCCCCGAAGCACGCCATCCACCAGGCGAAGAGCCTCATCGGGCCTGCCCTTGAGCAGCATCGCCACCGCGCGGTCGTTCTCGCGCTCCGGCGTGCGCTCCAGCTTGTCCAGTTCCAGCAGCGCCTGGTCAGCCAGGCCCGGGTCGTCACGCACGAGGTACGCCGCGACAATGCCCGGGACGTCTTCCTGCTCCTCCAGCCAGGACATCGCCTTGTGCGGCAGGGCCTCCGGAGCGCCGTCGTCGTTGCCCATCATCCTCGAGGCCTGAGGTCGGTGGTCATCCGCGCCGGGATACGCGACACGGGCCTCCAACAGGCGCTGGGGCCGCTTCGCCAGCCACACGTCGTGCTGGGGCTCCGAGGACATCATCCGCGGCACCGCCACCACCACCAGCACCGCCGCCGCCAGCCCCGCCACCGCCTGCACCAAGGTGCGCCGCCGGAACAACGGAATCGGCGCGCGAGGCGCGGGCACAGGAGCCGGCGCACGCTCGTCGGCGCCCTCCATGTGCCGCCGTGCCAGCATCCGCAGCTGCAGCAGCTCCGTCACCTGCCCCTGGCACTTCACACAGTCCGGAAGGTGCTCCCGGAAGCGCTCCGCCGCCTCGGGTGGCAGCTCCCCATCCACGAACAGCCCTACGTCCTCACAAGGGGAGGCCATTACTTGTCTCCTGAATTGAAGAACTCGCGAAGCCGTGCGCGAGCGTCGAACAGTCGCTTGGCGACCGCTCCGATGTGGATGTCGAGGATGCGAGCGATGTCCTGGTACCGGTGCCCGGCCGCGTACAGCTCGAACGTGGCCCGCAGCTTCGGGCTCAGCGACTGCACGGCCTGGGAGAAGCGCTCGTCCGTGACGGTGTCATAGACGGAAGGCACGGTGGGCTCGAGCGGGTCGACGACTTCGTTGCGAAGCGTCGGGTCCTTCGCGTTCTGGTCCCTCACGCGTTGTCTCCGGAGCTGGTCATAGAAGAGCGTGGAAATCGTCTTCATGAGCCAGGCCCCGCAGCGGCTCTCGTCGAGCCGCGCCCCCTCTCCGCTGAACTCCCGGATGAACCGGAACAGCGCCTCCTGCACCAGGTCCTCCGCGTCGCTCGCGTTGCGGCACAGGTGCTGGGCCCGGGCCACCAGCCATGTCCTGTTCCGCGTGGCGTACGCGCTGGCCCAGTGCCCGTCATTTCCCTTGTCCATTGCCAGTGATTGCCCCCCCTGCCCCGTGTCGTGCTCACGGGGAGGAATGGGCAACCTTATGAC of Pyxidicoccus xibeiensis contains these proteins:
- a CDS encoding CHAT domain-containing protein, encoding MTELLQLRMLARRHMEGADERAPAPVPAPRAPIPLFRRRTLVQAVAGLAAAVLVVVAVPRMMSSEPQHDVWLAKRPQRLLEARVAYPGADDHRPQASRMMGNDDGAPEALPHKAMSWLEEQEDVPGIVAAYLVRDDPGLADQALLELDKLERTPERENDRAVAMLLKGRPDEALRLVDGVLRGHPRHPQALWNRALALRELGLPLVAASAFKEVADLHEPGWSDEAKLKADELRSTTFERHKKWKTAYEAGKALREAPPTILPRSFSQFSMARLYLYDAVRSAPNRERVLALLPLAQDLDARAGGDVLEKYVRHVSNANFSRRGPLALGYAAFAKERPSRAEQERQLAVLLSSGENDIFLGVLQRSGITRLNLKLYEARAASTGDLWFKLLAAQERAKLEFTEGNWKQATRTLQAALGHCPASGFEYRCLSLELDLISIHIQHIKVDDALSHVTSALKIARENNEWWLEQELLWNRARISRVVNDSHLTRAYLGEYLERGRGDPTAELRAHQILASMAFQELRVDEARREIDAALATGQPLLFAGAMDLAEISRLKRAPDDEAHLLRALESARSELSEGKRVLATHVRGRFYIEQDAERGRALLWKAIEEAEAEGLKDDSHAKRARTYSYTSLLHDAGRRGAYREALELFERERGVGLPAQCLLAVTADSERTLLVARGTAGELVGYFDESRRQPLEIRLGGVVPEMLLTVLRACSRVEVLARPPLHGRAGLLPPELAWSYLTRTAPTPTQRTGSAVHLVVSDVEPPPGSSLKRLNAWTPGFGPDEQRVTLVGAEATPPRVLAAMKDATEVDLVAHGVVDGHADTSYLLLAPGPDGYELTVPQVRASSLRGAPFVVLAACRAAHTAYVLDAPFSLPASFIEAGARGVLAATVEIPDLEAGTFFNAVRERIRRGEVPAIALRDERMKWLGENRGVAWLPSVLLFE
- a CDS encoding RNA polymerase sigma factor, which produces MDKGNDGHWASAYATRNRTWLVARAQHLCRNASDAEDLVQEALFRFIREFSGEGARLDESRCGAWLMKTISTLFYDQLRRQRVRDQNAKDPTLRNEVVDPLEPTVPSVYDTVTDERFSQAVQSLSPKLRATFELYAAGHRYQDIARILDIHIGAVAKRLFDARARLREFFNSGDK